One Chroicocephalus ridibundus chromosome 21, bChrRid1.1, whole genome shotgun sequence DNA segment encodes these proteins:
- the ARHGEF11 gene encoding rho guanine nucleotide exchange factor 11 isoform X8, whose amino-acid sequence MSVRPPQALDSRAGSKRQPHLPRLSSLSSLGDSPSERRSPGHHRQPSDSSETTGLVQRCVIIQKDQHGFGFTVSGDRVVLVQSVRPGGAAMRAGVQEGDRIVKVNGTMVTNSSHLEVVKLIKSGAYVALTLLGSPPPSVGLSGSQQDVSTAGAPRVTPACPPPPPPPPLPPPQRITDPKPLQDPEVQKHATQILRNMLRQEEAELQRFYEAYSRNPATAVEEQIEGARRRVSQLQLKILQETGGSMDSGRLCSDSSSAGFRVMEGRLSLDSQDGDSGLESGTERFPSVSEMSLNRNSVLSDHGLDSPRTSPVITARLFQHHRRQGSDTPFAPSAEQGSDRTGRPLIIGPEEDCDPGYFNNECDSLFQDLGKLKSRPAHLGVFLRYILSQADPSPLLFYLCTDVCQQTTAKDSRVLGKDIWNIFLDRNAPLRVKVSEQLLAEIETRLRNGDDVRAALFEAQEMVMPEIQEQIQDYRTKRTMGLGSLYGENDLLDLDGDPQKERQVAEKQLAQLGDILSKYEEDRSSPMAFALSTYMNHTGIRSREPRVAGTSEKAQSLPDRDKWLPFFPKTKKSGSAKKEKDAMEDKKRNPILKYIGKPKISSQSTVKPGNVRNIIQHFENNQHYESQEPGAQRLSTGSFPEDLLESDSSRAEVKLGRSESLKGREEMKKSRKAENVPRSRSDVDMDAAAEATRLHQSASSSASSLSTRSLENPTPPYTPKMGRRSIESPNLGFGVDPFLPHLLEDEQGQLSDLEPELDSQNWQHTVSRELVANLPQKEIDRQEVINELFATEGSHLRILRVLDLLFYQRMKKEGLLSREELALLFPNLPDLIEIHNSLSESMKKLREEGPIIKEIGDLMLSRFDGLAKEEIQQVAADFCSYQSIALELIKTKQRKETRFQIFMQEAESNPQCRRLQLKDLIISEMQRLTKYPLLLENIIKHTEAGTSEHDKLCRARDQCRDILKYVNEAVKRAENRHRLEGYQKRLDATSLERTSNPLAAEFKSLDLTSRRMIHEGPLTWRIGKDKTVDLHVLLLEDLLVLLQKQDEKLVLKCHSKTALGSSDNKQTFSPVLKLNSVLIRSVATDKRALFIICTSELGPQIYELVALTSSEKNTWMELLEEAVQSATRNATFPPKRRTPEPTRAAPSGLVLPDPDVSPILSRGASSGAEAETEDCSSADDNPTALLGREKPPALLEEPGSSEVEEGEEELPAAPLPTGAGVGGDDTPPAQRPGPPTRLPLPGALGTEGLAEAALEDVENLRLLILRRLLPCRDAEPEDDLTPTPSVIGGGGGGQAWDSVLSSQDSASQEVLAEPPSATQDTKPPSSRGEPEEPGPAAEEPSSYKVVRKAQAEGAKEATPSPGGSQSETELQEGGGANVDGNYFYVSMPTAPPQPAGPPHPAPPPSAPWGSPQEAPPRPSPTEGSPDPPAPLRDVDLIFRTIEQLTLKLNRLKAVETAHRDLLRSLGRSSSTHVTPLGGSAPPETDGWAQPPPSPDGDSPLSRALRSLQGPAANAPGSRAPLAEDPAGDAGL is encoded by the exons gtTAAGCAGCCTGTCTTCCCTGGGTGATTCCCCTTCAGAGCGCAGGTCTCCCGGGCACCACCGCCAGCCCTCCGACTCCTCCGAAACCACAG gtctGGTCCAGCGCTGCGTCATCATCCAGAAGGACCAGCATGGCTTCGGCTTCACCGTCAGCGGGGACCGCGTCGTCCTGGTGCAGTCGGTGCGGCCAG GGGGGGCTGCCATGAGAGccggggtgcaggagggggacCGCATAGTCAAG GTGAACGGCACGATGGTGACCAACAGCTCCCACCTGGAAGTGGTGAAGTTAATCAAGT CCGGCGCCTACGTCGCTCTCACCCTCCTGGGCTCTCCCCCTCCTTCGGTGGGGCTCTCCGGTTCTCAGCAAGACGTGAGCACGGCGGGGGCTCCCCGCgtcacccctgcctgccccccaccgcctcccccgccgccgctccctccgCCGCAGCGCATCACCGACCCCAAGCCCCTGCAG GACCCCGAAGTCCAGAAGCACGCGACGCAGATTCTCCGGAACATGCtgcggcaggaggaggcagagttACAG CGTTTCTACGAGGCGTACAGCCGAAACCCTGCCACCGCGGTGGAGGAGCAGATCGAGGGGGCGCGCCGGCGGGTCAGCCAGCTGCAGCTCAAAATCCTCCAGGAGACTGGTGGCTCCATG GATTCGGGGCGGCTGTGCAGCGACTCCAGCTCGGCCGGTTTCAGGGTGATGGAAG gaCGCCTCTCCCTGGACTCGCAGGACGGTGACAGCGGGTTGGAGTCCGGGACGGAGCGGTTCCCCTCCGTGAGCGAG ATGTCCCTGAACCGCAACTCCGTCCTCTCCGACCACGGCCTGGACAGCCCGCGAACCTCCCCGGTCATCACCGCCCGCCTCTTCCAGCACCATCGCCGGCAGGGCTCCGACACCCCCTTCGCCCCCTCGGCCGAGCAG GGGTCGGACCGGACAGGACGACCCCTCATCATCGGGCCGGAGGAGGATTGTGACCCAGGATATTTCAATAACGAG TGCGACTCCCTCTTCCAGGACCTGGGCAAGCTGAAATCCCGGCCGGCGCATCTGGGGGTCTTCTTGCGCTACATCCTCTCCCAGGCAGATCCCAGCCCCCTG CTCTTCTACTTATGCACGGACGTTTGCCAGCAGACCACCGCCAAGGATTCCCGGGTCTTGGGGAAGGACATCTGGAACATCTTCTTGGACAGGAACGCG ccgCTCCGAGTGAAAGTGTCTGAGCAACTCCTGGCCGAGATCG AGACTCGCCTGCGGAATGGGGACGATGTCCGAGCCGCCCTCTTTGAAGCTCAGGAGATGGTGATGCCCGAGATACAGGAACAGATCCAGGACTACAG AACAAAGCGCACCATGGGCCTGGGGAGCCTGTACGGGGAGAACGACCTCTTGGACCTGGACGGGGACCCCCAGAAAGAGCGGCAAGTGGCCGAGAAGCAGCTGGCCCAGCTGGGCGATATACT gtcAAAATATGAGGAGGACAGAAG ctctCCCATGGCCTTTGCCCTCAGCACGTATATGAACCACACAGGCATCCGCAGCCGGGAGCCCCGGGTGGCCGGCACCAGCGAGAAGGCACAGTCCCTCCCGGACAGGGACAAGTGGCTGCCCTTCTTCCCCAAGACCAAGAAG AGCGGCAGCGCGAAGAAGGAAAAGGATGCTATGGAAGACAAGAAGCGCAACCCCATCCTCAAGTACATTGGGAAGCCCAAAATCTCCTCCCAGAGCA CAGTCAAACCCGGCAATGTGAGGAACATCATCCAGCACTTTGAGAACAACCAGCATTACGAGAGCCAGGAGCCCGGCGCCCAGCGTCTCTCCACGGGCAGCTTCCCCGAGGACCTGCTGGAGTCGGACAG CTCCCGCGCTGAGGTCAAGCTGGGCCGCTCGGAGAGCTTGAAGGGCCGGGAGGAGATGAAGAAATCCCGGAAAGCGGAAAATGTGCCTCGGTCCCGTAGCGATGTGGACATGGATGCCGCAGCCGAGGCCACGAGGCTTCACCAGTCGGCGTCATCTTCCGCTTCCAGCCTGTCCACAAG gtCGCTGGAAAATCCCACCCCCCCGTACACGCCGAAGATGGGACGCAG GAGCATCGAGTCGCCCAACCTGGGGTTCGGCGTGGATCCTTTCCTGCCCCATCTCCTGGAGGACGAGCAGGGCCAGCTTTCCGACCTGGAACCCGAGCTGGACTCCCAGAACTGGCAGCACACGGTCAGCCGGGAGCTGGTGGCCAACCTGCCGCAGAAGGAGATCGATCGGCAAGAGGTGATCAACG AGCTCTTTGCCACCGAAGGGTCTCACCTCCGCATCCTCCGAGTCCTCGACCTCCTCTTTTACCAGCGGATGAAGAAGGAGGGCCTGCTATCCCGGGAAGAGCTGGCGCTCCTCTTCCCCAACCTCCCTGACCTGATAGAAATCCACA ATTCTCTTTCCGAATCCATGAAGAAGCTCCGGGAAGAAGGACCAATCATCAAAGAAATTGGGGATCTCATGCTGTCTCGG ttCGACGGCCTGGCTAAAGAGGAAATCCAGCAAGTGGCTGCTGACTTCTGCTCTTACCAGTCCATCGCCCTAGAGCTGATCAAAACCAAGCAGCGCAAGGAGACCCGTTTCCAGATCTTCATGCAG GAAGCAGAAAGCAATCCGCAGTGCCGGCGCCTGCAGCTGAAGGACTTGATCATCTCCGAAATGCAGCGCCTGACCAAGTACccgctgctgctggagaacatcATCAAACACACCGAGg CGGGCACCTCGGAGCACGACAAGCTGTGCCGAGCCCGGGACCAGTGCCGGGACATCCTCAAGTACGTGAACGAGGCGGTGAAACGAGCGGAGAACCGGCATCGGCTGGAGGGCTACCAGAAACGCCTGGATGCCACCTCGCTGGAGAGGACCAGCAACCCCCTGGCTGCCGAGTTCAAG AGCCTGGACCTCACCTCCCGGCGCATGATCCACGAAGGGCCCCTCACCTGGCGCATCGGCAAGGACAAGACTGTGG acctgCACGTGCTGCTCCTGGAGgacctcctggtgctgctgcagaagcaggacGAGAAACTGGTGCTCAAGTGCCACAGCAAGACGGCGCTGGGCTCTTCGGACAACAAACAGACCTTCAGCCCCGTCCTCAAGCTCAATTCGGTGCTCATCCGCTCCGTGGCCACAG atAAACGAgccctcttcatcatctgcaccTCGGAGCTGGGACCCCAGATCTATGAGCTGGTGGCGCTGACGTCCTCCGAGAAAAACAC GtggatggagctgctggaggaggcggTGCAGAGTGCCACCAGGAATGCCACTTTCCCCCCCAAGCGCCGGACGCCGGAGCCCACCCGTGCGGCACCCTCCGG CCTGGTGTTACCGGACCCTGATGTGTCCCCCATCCTGTCCCGAGGTGCCAGCTCCGGAGCGGAGGCAGAGACAGAGGATTGCTCCTCAG CGGACGACAATCCCACCGCGCTCCTGGGCAGGGAGAAGCCCCCGGCGCTGCTGGAGGAGCCGGGGAGCAGcgaggtggaggaaggggaggaagagctgcctgcagccccgctgcccaCGGGAGCTGGCGTGGGGGGGGAtgacacccccccagcccagcggcCGGGACCCCCCACGCGTCTGCCGCTCCCGGGAGCCCTGGGCACGGAGGGGCTGGCCGAGGCGGCGCTGGAAGATG tGGAGAACCTGCGGCTCCTGATCCTCCGGAGGCTCCTGCCTTGCCGGGACGCGGAGCCTGAGGACGACCTGACGCCCACGCCGTCGGTCatcggggggggcggcggcggccaggccTGGGACTCGGTGCTCTCCAGTCAGGATTCGGCCTCCCAGGAGGTGCTGGCGGAGCCCCCCAGCGCCACCCAGGACACGAAGCCGCCGTCGAGCCGGGGGGAgccggaggagccggggccgGCTGCCGAGGAGCCGAGCAGCTACAAAGTCGTGCGGAAAG CCCAGGCGGAGGGTGCCAAGGAGGCCACGCCCTCGCCAGGCGGCAGCCAATCAGAAACTGAGCTGCAGGAAGGAGGCGGAGCTAATGTAGATG GCAACTACTTCTACGTCAGCATGCCCACGGCACCCCCCCAGCCCGCGGGACCCCCGCACCCCGCGCCGCCCCCCAGCGCCCCCTGGGGCTCCCCGCAGGAGGcgcccccccggcccagccccaccGAGGGGTCcccggacccccccgcccccctgcgcGACGTGGACCTCATCTTTCGCACCATCGAGCAGCTGACGCTCAAGCTCAACAGGCTGAAA GCTGTGGAAACGGCCCACCGGGACTTGCTGCGGTCCCTGGGGCGCAGCTCCTCGACCCACGTCACCCCCCtggggggctcggcccccccGGAGACGGACGGTTGGGCccagccgccccccagccccgacGGCGACAGCCCTTTGTCCCGCGCCCTCCGGAGCCTGCAGGGTCCTGCCGCCAACGCCCCAG GCTCCAGAGCCCCCCTCGCCGAGGACCCCGCTGGCGACGCCGGCCTTTAG
- the ARHGEF11 gene encoding rho guanine nucleotide exchange factor 11 isoform X3, with product MSVRPPQALDSRAGSKRQPHLPRLSSLSSLGDSPSERRSPGHHRQPSDSSETTGLVQRCVIIQKDQHGFGFTVSGDRVVLVQSVRPGGAAMRAGVQEGDRIVKVNGTMVTNSSHLEVVKLIKSGAYVALTLLGSPPPSVGLSGSQQDVSTAGAPRVTPACPPPPPPPPLPPPQRITDPKPLQDPEVQKHATQILRNMLRQEEAELQRFYEAYSRNPATAVEEQIEGARRRVSQLQLKILQETGGSMDSGRLCSDSSSAGFRVMEGRLSLDSQDGDSGLESGTERFPSVSEMSLNRNSVLSDHGLDSPRTSPVITARLFQHHRRQGSDTPFAPSAEQGSDRTGRPLIIGPEEDCDPGYFNNECDSLFQDLGKLKSRPAHLGVFLRYILSQADPSPLLFYLCTDVCQQTTAKDSRVLGKDIWNIFLDRNAPLRVKVSEQLLAEIETRLRNGDDVRAALFEAQEMVMPEIQEQIQDYRTKRTMGLGSLYGENDLLDLDGDPQKERQVAEKQLAQLGDILSKYEEDRSSPMAFALSTYMNHTGIRSREPRVAGTSEKAQSLPDRDKWLPFFPKTKKSGSAKKEKDAMEDKKRNPILKYIGKPKISSQSTVKPGNVRNIIQHFENNQHYESQEPGAQRLSTGSFPEDLLESDRLSLASALSPCRSSRAEVKLGRSESLKGREEMKKSRKAENVPRSRSDVDMDAAAEATRLHQSASSSASSLSTRSLENPTPPYTPKMGRRSIESPNLGFGVDPFLPHLLEDEQGQLSDLEPELDSQNWQHTVSRELVANLPQKEIDRQEVINELFATEGSHLRILRVLDLLFYQRMKKEGLLSREELALLFPNLPDLIEIHNSLSESMKKLREEGPIIKEIGDLMLSRFDGLAKEEIQQVAADFCSYQSIALELIKTKQRKETRFQIFMQEAESNPQCRRLQLKDLIISEMQRLTKYPLLLENIIKHTEAGTSEHDKLCRARDQCRDILKYVNEAVKRAENRHRLEGYQKRLDATSLERTSNPLAAEFKSLDLTSRRMIHEGPLTWRIGKDKTVDLHVLLLEDLLVLLQKQDEKLVLKCHSKTALGSSDNKQTFSPVLKLNSVLIRSVATDKRALFIICTSELGPQIYELVALTSSEKNTWMELLEEAVQSATRNATFPPKRRTPEPTRAAPSGLVLPDPDVSPILSRGASSGAEAETEDCSSADDNPTALLGREKPPALLEEPGSSEVEEGEEELPAAPLPTGAGVGGDDTPPAQRPGPPTRLPLPGALGTEGLAEAALEDVENLRLLILRRLLPCRDAEPEDDLTPTPSVIGGGGGGQAWDSVLSSQDSASQEVLAEPPSATQDTKPPSSRGEPEEPGPAAEEPSSYKVVRKAQAEGAKEATPSPGGSQSETELQEGGGANVDGNYFYVSMPTAPPQPAGPPHPAPPPSAPWGSPQEAPPRPSPTEGSPDPPAPLRDVDLIFRTIEQLTLKLNRLKAVETAHRDLLRSLGRSSSTHVTPLGGSAPPETDGWAQPPPSPDGDSPLSRALRSLQGPAANAPGSRAPLAEDPAGDAGL from the exons gtTAAGCAGCCTGTCTTCCCTGGGTGATTCCCCTTCAGAGCGCAGGTCTCCCGGGCACCACCGCCAGCCCTCCGACTCCTCCGAAACCACAG gtctGGTCCAGCGCTGCGTCATCATCCAGAAGGACCAGCATGGCTTCGGCTTCACCGTCAGCGGGGACCGCGTCGTCCTGGTGCAGTCGGTGCGGCCAG GGGGGGCTGCCATGAGAGccggggtgcaggagggggacCGCATAGTCAAG GTGAACGGCACGATGGTGACCAACAGCTCCCACCTGGAAGTGGTGAAGTTAATCAAGT CCGGCGCCTACGTCGCTCTCACCCTCCTGGGCTCTCCCCCTCCTTCGGTGGGGCTCTCCGGTTCTCAGCAAGACGTGAGCACGGCGGGGGCTCCCCGCgtcacccctgcctgccccccaccgcctcccccgccgccgctccctccgCCGCAGCGCATCACCGACCCCAAGCCCCTGCAG GACCCCGAAGTCCAGAAGCACGCGACGCAGATTCTCCGGAACATGCtgcggcaggaggaggcagagttACAG CGTTTCTACGAGGCGTACAGCCGAAACCCTGCCACCGCGGTGGAGGAGCAGATCGAGGGGGCGCGCCGGCGGGTCAGCCAGCTGCAGCTCAAAATCCTCCAGGAGACTGGTGGCTCCATG GATTCGGGGCGGCTGTGCAGCGACTCCAGCTCGGCCGGTTTCAGGGTGATGGAAG gaCGCCTCTCCCTGGACTCGCAGGACGGTGACAGCGGGTTGGAGTCCGGGACGGAGCGGTTCCCCTCCGTGAGCGAG ATGTCCCTGAACCGCAACTCCGTCCTCTCCGACCACGGCCTGGACAGCCCGCGAACCTCCCCGGTCATCACCGCCCGCCTCTTCCAGCACCATCGCCGGCAGGGCTCCGACACCCCCTTCGCCCCCTCGGCCGAGCAG GGGTCGGACCGGACAGGACGACCCCTCATCATCGGGCCGGAGGAGGATTGTGACCCAGGATATTTCAATAACGAG TGCGACTCCCTCTTCCAGGACCTGGGCAAGCTGAAATCCCGGCCGGCGCATCTGGGGGTCTTCTTGCGCTACATCCTCTCCCAGGCAGATCCCAGCCCCCTG CTCTTCTACTTATGCACGGACGTTTGCCAGCAGACCACCGCCAAGGATTCCCGGGTCTTGGGGAAGGACATCTGGAACATCTTCTTGGACAGGAACGCG ccgCTCCGAGTGAAAGTGTCTGAGCAACTCCTGGCCGAGATCG AGACTCGCCTGCGGAATGGGGACGATGTCCGAGCCGCCCTCTTTGAAGCTCAGGAGATGGTGATGCCCGAGATACAGGAACAGATCCAGGACTACAG AACAAAGCGCACCATGGGCCTGGGGAGCCTGTACGGGGAGAACGACCTCTTGGACCTGGACGGGGACCCCCAGAAAGAGCGGCAAGTGGCCGAGAAGCAGCTGGCCCAGCTGGGCGATATACT gtcAAAATATGAGGAGGACAGAAG ctctCCCATGGCCTTTGCCCTCAGCACGTATATGAACCACACAGGCATCCGCAGCCGGGAGCCCCGGGTGGCCGGCACCAGCGAGAAGGCACAGTCCCTCCCGGACAGGGACAAGTGGCTGCCCTTCTTCCCCAAGACCAAGAAG AGCGGCAGCGCGAAGAAGGAAAAGGATGCTATGGAAGACAAGAAGCGCAACCCCATCCTCAAGTACATTGGGAAGCCCAAAATCTCCTCCCAGAGCA CAGTCAAACCCGGCAATGTGAGGAACATCATCCAGCACTTTGAGAACAACCAGCATTACGAGAGCCAGGAGCCCGGCGCCCAGCGTCTCTCCACGGGCAGCTTCCCCGAGGACCTGCTGGAGTCGGACAG GCTCAGCCTGGCCTCGGCTTTGTCCCCCTGCCGCAGCTCCCGCGCTGAGGTCAAGCTGGGCCGCTCGGAGAGCTTGAAGGGCCGGGAGGAGATGAAGAAATCCCGGAAAGCGGAAAATGTGCCTCGGTCCCGTAGCGATGTGGACATGGATGCCGCAGCCGAGGCCACGAGGCTTCACCAGTCGGCGTCATCTTCCGCTTCCAGCCTGTCCACAAG gtCGCTGGAAAATCCCACCCCCCCGTACACGCCGAAGATGGGACGCAG GAGCATCGAGTCGCCCAACCTGGGGTTCGGCGTGGATCCTTTCCTGCCCCATCTCCTGGAGGACGAGCAGGGCCAGCTTTCCGACCTGGAACCCGAGCTGGACTCCCAGAACTGGCAGCACACGGTCAGCCGGGAGCTGGTGGCCAACCTGCCGCAGAAGGAGATCGATCGGCAAGAGGTGATCAACG AGCTCTTTGCCACCGAAGGGTCTCACCTCCGCATCCTCCGAGTCCTCGACCTCCTCTTTTACCAGCGGATGAAGAAGGAGGGCCTGCTATCCCGGGAAGAGCTGGCGCTCCTCTTCCCCAACCTCCCTGACCTGATAGAAATCCACA ATTCTCTTTCCGAATCCATGAAGAAGCTCCGGGAAGAAGGACCAATCATCAAAGAAATTGGGGATCTCATGCTGTCTCGG ttCGACGGCCTGGCTAAAGAGGAAATCCAGCAAGTGGCTGCTGACTTCTGCTCTTACCAGTCCATCGCCCTAGAGCTGATCAAAACCAAGCAGCGCAAGGAGACCCGTTTCCAGATCTTCATGCAG GAAGCAGAAAGCAATCCGCAGTGCCGGCGCCTGCAGCTGAAGGACTTGATCATCTCCGAAATGCAGCGCCTGACCAAGTACccgctgctgctggagaacatcATCAAACACACCGAGg CGGGCACCTCGGAGCACGACAAGCTGTGCCGAGCCCGGGACCAGTGCCGGGACATCCTCAAGTACGTGAACGAGGCGGTGAAACGAGCGGAGAACCGGCATCGGCTGGAGGGCTACCAGAAACGCCTGGATGCCACCTCGCTGGAGAGGACCAGCAACCCCCTGGCTGCCGAGTTCAAG AGCCTGGACCTCACCTCCCGGCGCATGATCCACGAAGGGCCCCTCACCTGGCGCATCGGCAAGGACAAGACTGTGG acctgCACGTGCTGCTCCTGGAGgacctcctggtgctgctgcagaagcaggacGAGAAACTGGTGCTCAAGTGCCACAGCAAGACGGCGCTGGGCTCTTCGGACAACAAACAGACCTTCAGCCCCGTCCTCAAGCTCAATTCGGTGCTCATCCGCTCCGTGGCCACAG atAAACGAgccctcttcatcatctgcaccTCGGAGCTGGGACCCCAGATCTATGAGCTGGTGGCGCTGACGTCCTCCGAGAAAAACAC GtggatggagctgctggaggaggcggTGCAGAGTGCCACCAGGAATGCCACTTTCCCCCCCAAGCGCCGGACGCCGGAGCCCACCCGTGCGGCACCCTCCGG CCTGGTGTTACCGGACCCTGATGTGTCCCCCATCCTGTCCCGAGGTGCCAGCTCCGGAGCGGAGGCAGAGACAGAGGATTGCTCCTCAG CGGACGACAATCCCACCGCGCTCCTGGGCAGGGAGAAGCCCCCGGCGCTGCTGGAGGAGCCGGGGAGCAGcgaggtggaggaaggggaggaagagctgcctgcagccccgctgcccaCGGGAGCTGGCGTGGGGGGGGAtgacacccccccagcccagcggcCGGGACCCCCCACGCGTCTGCCGCTCCCGGGAGCCCTGGGCACGGAGGGGCTGGCCGAGGCGGCGCTGGAAGATG tGGAGAACCTGCGGCTCCTGATCCTCCGGAGGCTCCTGCCTTGCCGGGACGCGGAGCCTGAGGACGACCTGACGCCCACGCCGTCGGTCatcggggggggcggcggcggccaggccTGGGACTCGGTGCTCTCCAGTCAGGATTCGGCCTCCCAGGAGGTGCTGGCGGAGCCCCCCAGCGCCACCCAGGACACGAAGCCGCCGTCGAGCCGGGGGGAgccggaggagccggggccgGCTGCCGAGGAGCCGAGCAGCTACAAAGTCGTGCGGAAAG CCCAGGCGGAGGGTGCCAAGGAGGCCACGCCCTCGCCAGGCGGCAGCCAATCAGAAACTGAGCTGCAGGAAGGAGGCGGAGCTAATGTAGATG GCAACTACTTCTACGTCAGCATGCCCACGGCACCCCCCCAGCCCGCGGGACCCCCGCACCCCGCGCCGCCCCCCAGCGCCCCCTGGGGCTCCCCGCAGGAGGcgcccccccggcccagccccaccGAGGGGTCcccggacccccccgcccccctgcgcGACGTGGACCTCATCTTTCGCACCATCGAGCAGCTGACGCTCAAGCTCAACAGGCTGAAA GCTGTGGAAACGGCCCACCGGGACTTGCTGCGGTCCCTGGGGCGCAGCTCCTCGACCCACGTCACCCCCCtggggggctcggcccccccGGAGACGGACGGTTGGGCccagccgccccccagccccgacGGCGACAGCCCTTTGTCCCGCGCCCTCCGGAGCCTGCAGGGTCCTGCCGCCAACGCCCCAG GCTCCAGAGCCCCCCTCGCCGAGGACCCCGCTGGCGACGCCGGCCTTTAG